Proteins encoded together in one Variovorax paradoxus EPS window:
- a CDS encoding PLP-dependent aminotransferase family protein has translation MEPLFELAIRLPGTGSRDLLREVHRQLRDAILDGRLQPGARLPATRALAERLGVSRNTMLAAYDLLLSEGYLLARPGAGTYVADTLPQSRRGRISRSASVRRDPRLVPLNVPGADLAPTLQPQRARDDFRVGLPDTSAFPFDIWRRLSDRALRRIAREPADYAEPQGQAALREAIAKHVSFTRAVGCTADDIVVTAGAQQAFGLLARILVVPGRTVVAVEQLFYPSLREAMTAAGAKVVTVPTDIEGLCVDRLPPEARVICVTPSHQFPTGVAMSPQRRAALLAFARARNAVVIEDDYDSEFRFAGRPLDALQTLDRAESVCYVGTFSKSLFPALRLGFVVAPPWARAALVRARELADWHGPVLGQEALAAFIAEGHLARHIRKMRKVYGARRTALLEALAKHTAGRLEVIPSDAGLHLSAWLRTDTRDHAVVERAAAAGITLPPLSRFALDPQAPDVPNGLAFGYGLIDESQIDGAIRRLAPLL, from the coding sequence ATGGAGCCACTTTTCGAACTCGCCATCCGCCTGCCGGGCACCGGCTCGCGCGACCTGCTGCGCGAGGTGCACCGGCAGCTGCGCGACGCCATCCTCGATGGCCGGCTGCAGCCCGGCGCGCGCTTGCCCGCCACACGAGCCCTCGCGGAGCGGCTGGGCGTGTCGCGCAACACCATGCTCGCGGCGTACGACCTGCTGCTGAGCGAGGGCTACCTGCTCGCGCGCCCCGGCGCAGGCACCTATGTGGCCGACACGCTGCCGCAGTCGCGCCGCGGTCGCATTTCCAGGAGCGCATCCGTGCGACGCGATCCGCGCCTGGTGCCGCTGAACGTGCCGGGCGCCGATCTCGCGCCCACGCTGCAGCCGCAACGCGCGCGCGACGACTTCCGCGTCGGCTTGCCCGACACCAGCGCTTTCCCGTTCGATATCTGGCGCCGCCTCTCCGACCGCGCGCTGCGCCGCATCGCGCGTGAGCCCGCCGACTACGCCGAGCCGCAGGGCCAGGCGGCGCTGCGCGAGGCCATCGCCAAGCACGTGTCGTTCACCCGCGCGGTCGGCTGCACGGCCGACGACATCGTGGTCACCGCCGGTGCACAGCAGGCGTTCGGATTGCTCGCGCGCATCCTCGTCGTGCCGGGGCGCACCGTGGTCGCGGTGGAGCAGCTTTTCTATCCGTCGCTGCGCGAGGCCATGACGGCAGCGGGCGCGAAGGTGGTCACCGTGCCGACCGACATCGAAGGCCTGTGCGTCGATCGGCTGCCACCCGAGGCGCGCGTGATCTGCGTGACGCCCTCGCACCAGTTCCCGACCGGCGTCGCGATGTCGCCGCAGCGCCGCGCGGCGCTGCTGGCCTTTGCCCGGGCGCGCAACGCGGTCGTCATCGAGGACGACTACGACAGCGAATTCCGCTTCGCCGGCCGCCCGCTCGACGCGCTGCAGACGCTCGACCGCGCCGAGTCGGTCTGCTACGTCGGCACTTTCTCCAAGAGCCTGTTCCCCGCGCTGCGCCTGGGCTTCGTGGTCGCGCCGCCGTGGGCACGCGCGGCGCTGGTGCGGGCGCGCGAGCTGGCCGACTGGCATGGGCCGGTGCTCGGCCAAGAGGCGCTGGCCGCCTTCATTGCCGAAGGGCACCTCGCGCGCCACATCCGCAAGATGCGCAAGGTCTACGGCGCGCGGCGCACCGCGCTGCTCGAGGCGTTGGCGAAGCACACAGCGGGACGGCTCGAGGTGATCCCGTCCGATGCGGGCCTGCACCTGTCGGCCTGGCTGCGCACCGACACCCGCGACCACGCCGTGGTCGAACGCGCCGCCGCGGCAGGCATCACGCTGCCGCCGCTCTCGCGCTTTGCCCTCGACCCGCAGGCGCCCGATGTACCCAACGGCCTCGCCTTCGGCTACGGCCTCATCGACGAATCGCAGATCGACGGCGCGATCCGCCGCCTCGCCCCGCTGCTCTGA
- a CDS encoding MFS transporter, producing the protein MNTEPVANPQAQPAERLPERLPLGLAWLALGAFAIGTESFMVAGLLPVLAADLQVSATRAGQLVLLFALSYAIGSPLMAALFARFGRRPLLIASLAAFSGLTLAASMAHGFAQLALARVALGLVAGVFLPTASAVAASMVSPALRGRALAIVSGGGTVAVALGVPLGAWIAGWGGWRTAYLLIAAVAALATWGLAAGLPRGLASAPAVAARTPSFSVAREPGVLPALLTTMLWATGGFSFYTYIAPFLSGTLDFGVEGVSGVFFAIGIAAAIGTAAGGWATDRFGADRMAQGFALMLVVILGGLSFSAQMLPRELALPLIVGLSALWGFAGWGFGPAQAVRLIRLAPERAPMTLSLNASAVYLGIAVGSGLGGVVIEWVGVGAVGWAGAVCQLAGLGLMLRATHKSRTALSSPTSPLAA; encoded by the coding sequence ATGAACACCGAACCCGTCGCAAACCCACAAGCGCAACCCGCCGAACGCCTGCCTGAACGCCTCCCTTTGGGCTTGGCGTGGCTCGCGCTCGGCGCCTTCGCCATCGGCACCGAAAGCTTCATGGTCGCGGGCCTGCTGCCGGTGCTGGCGGCCGACCTGCAGGTGAGCGCCACGCGCGCCGGGCAGCTGGTGCTGCTGTTCGCGCTGAGCTACGCGATCGGCTCGCCGCTGATGGCCGCGCTGTTCGCGCGCTTCGGCCGGCGCCCGTTGCTGATTGCCAGCCTTGCGGCGTTTTCGGGCCTCACGCTGGCGGCGTCGATGGCGCACGGCTTCGCGCAACTGGCGCTGGCGCGGGTCGCGCTGGGGTTGGTGGCCGGCGTGTTCCTGCCGACCGCGAGCGCGGTGGCGGCATCGATGGTGTCGCCCGCGCTGCGCGGCCGGGCGCTCGCCATCGTGTCGGGCGGCGGCACGGTGGCGGTCGCGCTCGGCGTGCCGCTGGGCGCGTGGATCGCCGGTTGGGGCGGCTGGCGCACGGCCTACCTGCTGATCGCCGCGGTGGCGGCACTGGCCACCTGGGGCCTGGCCGCCGGTTTGCCGCGCGGACTGGCGTCGGCACCGGCCGTAGCCGCGCGCACGCCGTCGTTCTCGGTGGCACGCGAACCCGGCGTGCTGCCGGCGCTGCTGACCACCATGCTGTGGGCGACAGGCGGCTTCAGCTTCTATACGTACATCGCGCCGTTCTTGTCCGGCACGCTGGATTTCGGCGTCGAGGGCGTGAGCGGCGTGTTCTTCGCGATCGGCATTGCGGCAGCCATCGGCACGGCGGCGGGAGGCTGGGCGACCGATCGCTTCGGCGCTGATCGCATGGCGCAGGGCTTCGCGCTGATGCTGGTGGTGATCCTGGGCGGCCTGTCGTTCTCCGCGCAGATGCTGCCGCGCGAACTGGCGCTGCCGCTGATCGTGGGACTGTCGGCGCTCTGGGGCTTTGCGGGCTGGGGCTTCGGCCCGGCGCAGGCGGTGCGGCTGATCCGTCTCGCACCGGAGCGCGCGCCGATGACGCTGTCGCTCAATGCCTCGGCGGTCTACCTTGGCATCGCGGTCGGATCGGGGCTGGGCGGCGTGGTGATCGAGTGGGTCGGCGTGGGTGCCGTGGGCTGGGCGGGCGCAGTCTGCCAACTCGCGGGGTTGGGCTTGATGTTGCGCGCCACCCACAAGTCGCGGACTGCGCTTTCCTCACCGACATCGCCGCTGGCCGCCTGA
- the infA gene encoding translation initiation factor IF-1, with amino-acid sequence MPKEELIEMNGAVTEVLPDSRYRVTLDNGHQLIAYSGGKMRKHHIRILAGDKVSLELSPYDLTKGRITFRHLERRGPPPTSGGNNSPRR; translated from the coding sequence ATGCCCAAGGAAGAACTGATCGAAATGAACGGCGCAGTGACCGAAGTCCTGCCCGACTCGCGCTACCGCGTCACGCTGGACAACGGCCATCAGCTGATCGCCTACAGCGGCGGCAAGATGCGCAAGCACCACATCCGCATCCTGGCGGGTGACAAGGTGTCGCTCGAGCTCTCGCCCTACGACCTGACCAAGGGTCGCATCACCTTCCGCCACCTGGAACGTCGCGGCCCGCCGCCGACCTCCGGCGGCAACAACTCTCCCCGCCGCTGA
- the dbpA gene encoding ATP-dependent RNA helicase DbpA has protein sequence MTTTNPTADGSQAQVSTENGFATLALSPQMLANLTQLGYTQMTAIQAAALPPALLGKDLIAQAKTGSGKTAAFALALLANLNARRFAIQAMVLCPTRELADQVTTEIRRLARAEENIKVVTLCGGVALRGQIASLEHGAHIVVGTPGRIMDHLERGNLDLSALNTLVLDEADRMLDMGFFEDIVKVARQCPKERQTLLFSATYPEGIAKLAQQFMKSPQQITVQAQHEGSKIRQRWYQVKDSERLHTVSLLLDHFRPVSTLAFCNTKQQCRDLVEVLQAQGFSALALFGELEQRERDQVLVQFANRSCSVLVATDVAARGLDISHLEAVINVDVTPDSEIHIHRVGRTGRVGQSGDAEGLALNLASMNEMGSVGKIEQLQGRESEWHELAELTPGKGAPLQPPMATLQIVGGRKEKIRAGDVLGALTGDCGYTKDQVGKINVNEFSTYVAVDRAIAAEAAHKLGSGRVKGKSVKVRLLTLQDQ, from the coding sequence ATGACTACGACCAATCCCACAGCCGACGGCTCCCAAGCCCAGGTTTCGACCGAAAACGGCTTTGCCACCCTGGCGCTCTCGCCCCAGATGCTGGCCAACCTCACCCAGCTCGGCTACACGCAGATGACGGCCATCCAGGCCGCCGCCCTGCCGCCGGCGCTGTTGGGCAAGGACCTGATCGCCCAGGCCAAGACCGGCAGCGGCAAGACCGCCGCCTTTGCCCTCGCGCTGCTCGCCAATCTCAACGCACGCCGCTTCGCCATCCAGGCGATGGTGCTGTGCCCGACGCGCGAGCTGGCCGACCAGGTCACGACCGAAATCCGGCGCCTGGCGCGCGCGGAAGAAAACATCAAGGTGGTCACGCTCTGCGGCGGCGTCGCGCTGCGCGGACAGATCGCCAGCCTGGAGCACGGCGCGCACATCGTCGTGGGCACGCCGGGCCGGATCATGGACCACCTGGAGCGCGGCAACCTCGACCTCTCGGCGCTCAACACGCTGGTGCTCGACGAAGCCGACCGCATGCTGGACATGGGCTTCTTCGAAGACATCGTGAAGGTCGCGCGCCAGTGCCCGAAGGAACGCCAGACGCTGCTGTTCTCGGCCACGTACCCTGAAGGCATCGCCAAGCTCGCGCAGCAGTTCATGAAGAGCCCGCAGCAGATCACGGTGCAGGCACAGCATGAAGGCAGCAAGATCCGCCAGCGCTGGTACCAGGTGAAGGACAGCGAGCGGCTGCACACCGTGAGCCTGCTGCTCGACCATTTCCGCCCCGTCAGCACACTGGCCTTCTGCAACACCAAGCAGCAGTGCCGCGACCTCGTCGAAGTGCTGCAGGCGCAGGGCTTCAGCGCGCTGGCGCTCTTCGGCGAGCTCGAACAGCGCGAGCGCGACCAGGTGCTGGTGCAGTTCGCCAACCGCAGTTGCTCCGTGCTCGTGGCCACCGACGTGGCGGCGCGCGGCCTGGACATCTCGCACCTCGAAGCGGTGATCAACGTCGACGTGACGCCTGATTCGGAAATCCACATCCACCGCGTCGGCCGCACCGGTCGCGTGGGCCAGTCGGGCGATGCCGAAGGGCTCGCGCTGAACCTGGCCAGCATGAACGAGATGGGCAGCGTCGGAAAGATCGAGCAACTGCAGGGCCGCGAGTCCGAATGGCACGAACTGGCCGAGCTCACGCCCGGCAAGGGCGCGCCGCTGCAACCACCGATGGCCACGCTGCAGATCGTCGGCGGGCGCAAGGAAAAGATCCGCGCCGGCGACGTGCTGGGTGCGCTCACCGGCGACTGCGGCTACACGAAGGACCAGGTCGGCAAGATCAACGTCAACGAGTTCTCGACGTATGTGGCGGTGGACCGCGCCATCGCCGCGGAAGCGGCGCACAAGCTCGGCAGCGGCCGGGTCAAGGGCAAGTCGGTCAAGGTGCGCCTGCTGACGCTGCAGGACCAGTAA
- a CDS encoding MATE family efflux transporter — MPITETTGAVERPRFVSGSLLRHVCVMAGTGAIGLIAVFAVDLINLFYISLLGEKETAAAVGFAGVVGFFHASLCIGLTIGIAAVVSRTVGAGRAVDARRIATSSLVLMTAASVVVGSGTAFFLHPALHVLGAGGETARLAQRYLAVTVHTLPLLGLGMACSALLRSIGDARRSMTVTLAAAFVTAVLDPILIFGFGLGLDGAAISAVVSRMVLAGIGLHGVMVKHRMLGRFEAPRLAGDARALASVAGPAVLTNLATPVGAAFVTHAIAQFGPSAVAGAATIDRLSPVAFGLVYALSGAVGPILAQNLGAGQYRRVQEGLRDSLLFMVASVAVAWLVLALGQGVLIRAFSAEGQAAELIALFCTWLAASFFFSGGLFVANASFNNLGHPLLSTFFNWGRATLGTIPFAWWGSHHGAAGVLIGQAVGSSIFGLLAVVVAFRLAAKLARQEPSMKAPALALAPVLDAPVAPTSAHGDAAALATPQPAAVTGPAASAGAP; from the coding sequence ATGCCAATAACCGAAACGACGGGTGCCGTCGAGCGTCCGCGCTTCGTTTCGGGGTCGCTCTTGCGCCATGTTTGCGTGATGGCCGGCACCGGTGCCATCGGGCTGATCGCGGTGTTCGCGGTCGACCTGATCAACCTCTTCTACATCTCGCTGCTCGGGGAGAAAGAGACGGCGGCGGCGGTCGGTTTCGCAGGCGTGGTGGGGTTCTTTCATGCGTCGCTGTGCATCGGCCTCACCATCGGCATCGCGGCCGTGGTGTCGCGCACCGTGGGCGCCGGCCGCGCGGTGGATGCGCGTCGCATCGCCACCTCGAGCCTCGTGTTGATGACGGCCGCGTCGGTGGTGGTGGGCAGCGGCACGGCCTTCTTCCTGCACCCTGCCCTGCACGTGCTCGGCGCCGGGGGCGAGACGGCGCGGCTCGCGCAGCGCTACCTCGCGGTGACGGTGCACACGCTGCCGCTGTTGGGCCTGGGCATGGCGTGCTCGGCGCTCTTGCGCTCCATCGGCGATGCGCGCCGCTCGATGACGGTCACGCTCGCGGCGGCCTTCGTGACGGCGGTGCTCGATCCGATCTTGATCTTCGGTTTCGGCCTGGGGCTCGACGGCGCTGCCATCAGCGCGGTCGTCTCACGCATGGTGCTCGCGGGCATCGGGTTGCACGGCGTGATGGTGAAGCACCGGATGCTAGGGCGCTTCGAAGCGCCGCGGCTGGCCGGCGACGCGCGTGCCCTCGCGAGCGTCGCAGGGCCGGCAGTGCTGACGAACCTTGCTACGCCCGTGGGTGCCGCCTTCGTCACGCATGCGATCGCGCAGTTCGGCCCATCGGCGGTGGCGGGCGCGGCGACCATCGACCGCTTGAGCCCCGTGGCGTTCGGGCTCGTCTACGCGCTGAGCGGCGCGGTCGGGCCGATCCTCGCGCAGAACCTCGGCGCCGGCCAGTACCGCCGCGTGCAGGAAGGATTGCGCGACAGCTTGCTCTTCATGGTGGCCTCGGTCGCCGTCGCCTGGCTCGTGCTGGCGTTGGGACAGGGCGTGCTGATCCGCGCGTTCTCGGCCGAAGGACAGGCCGCCGAGCTGATCGCGCTGTTCTGCACCTGGCTCGCGGCCAGCTTCTTCTTTTCAGGCGGGCTGTTCGTGGCGAACGCGTCGTTCAACAACCTCGGGCATCCGCTGCTGTCGACTTTTTTCAACTGGGGGCGCGCCACGCTGGGCACGATACCGTTCGCCTGGTGGGGCTCGCACCACGGTGCGGCCGGTGTGCTGATCGGGCAGGCCGTGGGCTCGTCGATCTTCGGATTGCTGGCGGTGGTGGTGGCGTTCCGGCTGGCCGCGAAACTGGCGCGGCAGGAACCGTCGATGAAGGCACCTGCACTTGCACTTGCACCGGTGCTCGATGCACCGGTGGCGCCGACCTCGGCGCATGGCGATGCTGCGGCGCTCGCCACGCCGCAGCCGGCGGCGGTTACTGGTCCTGCAGCGTCAGCAGGCGCACCTTGA
- a CDS encoding EamA family transporter, with amino-acid sequence MTTSRTTDVLLTAAAPAIWGSTYIVTTELLPPNYPLTVALLRALPAGLLLLLIVRQLPERAWWGRIFVLGALNFSILWAMLFVAAYRLPGGVAATITSVQPLFVVFLASVLLGSPIRALSIAAAVVGIGGVALLVLTPNAALDALGIAAAVAGAVSMAFGTVLARRWQPPVSALVFTAWQLTAGGLLLLPFALLLEPPLPALTAQNWIGFAWLGLVGAALTYIVWFRGVARLEPSAVAPLAFLSPVTAVILGWALLDQRLSVPQIAGIGIVIASIWMSQHAQRGARPTVLAKPAAR; translated from the coding sequence ATGACCACCAGCCGAACCACCGACGTTCTCCTTACTGCCGCCGCGCCCGCCATCTGGGGCAGCACCTACATCGTCACCACGGAACTCCTGCCACCGAACTACCCGCTGACGGTCGCGCTGCTGCGCGCGTTGCCCGCGGGATTGCTGCTGCTGCTGATCGTCCGTCAACTGCCCGAGCGCGCGTGGTGGGGCCGCATCTTCGTGCTCGGCGCGCTGAACTTCTCGATCCTCTGGGCGATGCTGTTCGTCGCGGCCTACCGGCTGCCGGGCGGCGTTGCGGCGACGATCACTTCGGTGCAACCGCTCTTCGTTGTGTTCCTTGCAAGCGTGCTCCTCGGCTCGCCGATACGCGCGCTGTCGATCGCGGCGGCGGTGGTCGGCATCGGCGGCGTCGCGCTGCTGGTGCTCACGCCGAATGCAGCGCTCGATGCGCTCGGCATTGCCGCGGCGGTGGCAGGCGCGGTGTCGATGGCCTTCGGCACGGTGCTCGCCCGCCGCTGGCAGCCGCCGGTTTCAGCGCTGGTCTTCACCGCATGGCAGCTCACCGCGGGCGGGCTCCTGCTGCTGCCGTTCGCACTGCTGCTGGAGCCGCCGCTGCCCGCGCTTACCGCGCAAAACTGGATCGGCTTCGCATGGCTTGGCCTCGTGGGCGCCGCGCTCACCTACATCGTGTGGTTCCGCGGCGTGGCGCGGCTGGAGCCTTCGGCGGTAGCGCCGCTGGCCTTCCTGAGCCCGGTGACGGCGGTGATCCTGGGCTGGGCGCTGCTGGATCAGCGCCTCTCGGTGCCGCAGATCGCGGGCATCGGCATCGTGATCGCGAGCATCTGGATGAGCCAGCATGCACAGCGCGGCGCGCGGCCGACGGTGCTCGCGAAACCCGCGGCGCGCTAG
- a CDS encoding fatty acid desaturase family protein, giving the protein MAVAPRAQPEDFFTPEEWQSLTRRSSWKGLWLVAHCWGVIGVAMLAGIVWPWTIPLMVPIVGARQLGLFILMHDAAHAGLHRSRKVNDWVGHWLCSSTLRDYRPYHLQHHRFVQQTEDPDLVLSAPFPITRESMWRKVVRDLSGQTFYKQRFGHIAEGIRNRAPGESALKVFGREIAKDRRFLIGNGLGLLAFALAGYWWAWVLMWLLPMATWLPLVSRVRNIAEHALVAQNEADPLRQARTTHANLVERIFIAPYWVNYHCEHHMFTNLPCWALPKAHRLLLRRGITDRMEVQPGYLHLLKRATAVQAVA; this is encoded by the coding sequence ATGGCCGTCGCACCCCGCGCCCAACCCGAAGACTTCTTCACGCCCGAAGAGTGGCAGTCGCTCACCCGCCGTTCGTCATGGAAAGGCCTGTGGCTCGTGGCGCATTGCTGGGGCGTGATCGGCGTCGCGATGCTCGCGGGCATCGTGTGGCCGTGGACCATTCCGCTCATGGTGCCCATCGTCGGCGCGCGGCAGCTGGGACTCTTCATCCTCATGCACGACGCGGCGCATGCGGGCCTGCACCGCAGCCGCAAGGTCAACGACTGGGTCGGCCACTGGCTGTGCTCGTCGACGCTGCGCGACTACCGGCCCTATCACCTGCAGCACCACCGCTTCGTGCAGCAGACCGAAGACCCGGACCTCGTGCTGTCGGCGCCCTTCCCGATCACGCGCGAATCGATGTGGCGCAAGGTCGTGCGCGACCTGAGCGGGCAGACCTTCTACAAGCAGCGCTTCGGCCACATTGCGGAGGGCATCCGCAATCGTGCGCCCGGCGAATCGGCGCTGAAGGTGTTCGGCCGCGAGATCGCGAAGGACCGGCGCTTTCTCATCGGCAACGGTCTCGGTCTGCTGGCCTTCGCATTGGCTGGCTACTGGTGGGCCTGGGTGCTGATGTGGCTGCTGCCGATGGCGACCTGGCTGCCGCTCGTGAGCCGCGTGCGCAACATCGCCGAGCACGCGCTGGTGGCGCAGAACGAGGCCGACCCGCTGCGCCAGGCGCGCACCACGCATGCGAACCTGGTCGAGCGCATCTTCATCGCGCCCTACTGGGTCAACTACCACTGCGAACACCACATGTTCACCAACCTGCCCTGCTGGGCGCTGCCGAAGGCGCACCGCCTGCTGCTGCGGCGGGGCATCACCGATCGGATGGAAGTGCAGCCTGGCTACCTGCACCTGCTGAAGCGGGCGACAGCGGTGCAGGCTGTCGCTTGA
- a CDS encoding GntR family transcriptional regulator, which produces MAPPKTTPRPPPKRRAADVAYDAIETLLSTMQLRPGSQIVEADLAERTGLGRTPVREALMRMVSIGLIVQQPRRGLLVSAIDLADHLDVIQTRRVLERVIAGCSARRATALQRKDIVRCAEEMVEAAGRGDLTDYMRADHALDLVNHQASHNDSAVKAVIPPIVQCRRFWYAYQHEGEIVEGANAHLELAQGIATGDEAAAVAGAERLMDYLELFARKIIDK; this is translated from the coding sequence ATGGCCCCCCCGAAGACCACTCCCCGCCCCCCGCCCAAGCGCCGCGCCGCCGACGTGGCCTACGACGCCATCGAGACGCTGCTGTCCACCATGCAGCTGCGGCCCGGCAGCCAGATCGTCGAGGCCGACCTTGCCGAGCGCACCGGCCTTGGCCGCACGCCGGTGCGCGAGGCGCTGATGCGCATGGTGTCGATCGGGCTCATCGTGCAGCAGCCGCGCCGCGGTTTGCTGGTGTCGGCCATCGACCTGGCCGACCACCTCGATGTGATCCAGACCCGGCGCGTGCTCGAACGTGTGATCGCGGGCTGCTCGGCGCGCCGCGCGACCGCGCTGCAGCGCAAGGACATCGTGCGCTGCGCCGAGGAAATGGTCGAGGCCGCGGGCCGCGGCGACCTGACCGACTACATGCGCGCCGACCACGCGCTCGACCTCGTCAACCATCAGGCGAGCCACAACGATTCAGCCGTGAAGGCGGTGATCCCGCCCATCGTGCAATGCCGCCGCTTCTGGTACGCCTACCAGCACGAAGGCGAGATCGTCGAAGGCGCGAACGCGCACCTAGAACTCGCACAGGGCATCGCGACCGGTGACGAGGCCGCGGCGGTTGCGGGCGCCGAGCGCCTCATGGATTACCTGGAGCTTTTCGCTCGCAAGATCATCGACAAATAG
- a CDS encoding NAD(P)/FAD-dependent oxidoreductase yields MTALEHCDVLIVGAGPAGMAAAVAAAPSGASIVVIDDNPAPGGQIWRDGPGASLPAAARKWRDALERHANIRVCSGTRVIAAPARNELLLEDAERGWRMQWKQLILCTGARELLLPFPGWTLPGVTGAGGLQALIKAGLPVEGERIVIAGSGPLLLAAAATARAVGAEVVRIAEQASFTAVAGFAANLWRWPGKAAQSVTLADPQYRTASRIVFAQGNAQVESVRLLQGGREVEIACDRVACGFGLTPNTQLGRLLGCDLTTEGVGAQALAVDTRQLTSLPNVYAAGECTGFGGSERALAQGTIAGYAAVGNERAAKQHEAERARWDVFAAQLHRSFALAPEIKQMPQPDTLVCRCEDVPFSALADCSGWTDAKLHRRCGMGACQGRVCGDAAQFLFGWTPPAPRPPLSPVRIATLAGLASEGDARQ; encoded by the coding sequence ATGACCGCGCTCGAACACTGCGATGTGCTGATCGTCGGCGCAGGTCCTGCCGGCATGGCGGCGGCAGTCGCTGCCGCGCCGAGCGGCGCATCGATCGTCGTGATCGATGACAACCCCGCGCCCGGCGGACAGATCTGGCGCGACGGCCCCGGGGCCTCGTTGCCCGCGGCCGCGCGCAAGTGGCGCGATGCGCTCGAACGCCACGCCAACATCCGCGTCTGCAGCGGCACGCGCGTGATCGCCGCGCCTGCGCGGAACGAACTGCTGCTCGAAGACGCCGAGCGTGGCTGGCGCATGCAGTGGAAGCAACTGATCCTCTGCACCGGCGCGCGCGAACTGCTGCTTCCCTTTCCGGGCTGGACGCTGCCCGGCGTGACGGGCGCTGGCGGATTGCAGGCGCTCATCAAGGCGGGCCTGCCGGTCGAAGGCGAGCGCATCGTGATCGCGGGCAGCGGGCCGTTGCTGCTCGCCGCTGCCGCCACTGCGCGTGCTGTCGGCGCGGAGGTTGTGCGCATTGCGGAGCAGGCTTCATTCACGGCGGTAGCGGGCTTCGCCGCGAACCTCTGGCGCTGGCCGGGCAAGGCCGCGCAGTCGGTGACGCTGGCCGATCCGCAGTACCGCACTGCGTCGCGCATCGTGTTCGCCCAAGGCAACGCGCAGGTCGAATCGGTCCGGCTGCTTCAAGGCGGGCGCGAAGTGGAAATCGCCTGCGACCGCGTGGCCTGCGGCTTCGGCCTCACGCCCAACACGCAGCTCGGCCGCCTGCTCGGCTGCGACCTCACGACCGAAGGCGTTGGCGCGCAGGCACTGGCCGTCGACACGCGGCAACTCACCAGCCTGCCCAATGTCTACGCCGCCGGCGAATGCACCGGCTTCGGCGGCAGCGAACGCGCGCTCGCGCAGGGCACCATCGCCGGCTACGCAGCCGTCGGCAACGAACGCGCCGCAAAGCAGCACGAAGCCGAACGCGCCCGCTGGGACGTTTTCGCCGCGCAACTGCACCGCAGCTTCGCGCTGGCCCCCGAGATCAAACAGATGCCGCAGCCCGACACCCTCGTGTGCCGCTGCGAAGACGTGCCCTTCTCCGCGCTCGCGGACTGCTCGGGCTGGACCGACGCCAAGCTCCATCGCCGCTGTGGCATGGGCGCCTGCCAGGGCCGCGTGTGCGGCGATGCGGCGCAGTTTCTCTTCGGCTGGACGCCGCCCGCGCCGCGCCCGCCGCTGTCGCCGGTGCGCATCGCGACACTGGCTGGATTGGCCAGCGAAGGCGACGCCCGACAATGA
- a CDS encoding (2Fe-2S)-binding protein, with protein sequence MSAHTLLHIDGNLVRVKAGSSVAAALRIAGGMGVARTSVTGQPRAPFCGMGVCQECRVLIDGRRRLACQTVCGEGMRVETSE encoded by the coding sequence ATGAGCGCCCACACCTTGTTGCACATCGACGGCAACCTCGTGCGCGTGAAGGCGGGCAGCTCGGTCGCCGCCGCATTGCGCATCGCGGGCGGCATGGGCGTGGCGCGAACCTCCGTCACGGGCCAGCCGCGCGCGCCGTTCTGCGGCATGGGCGTGTGCCAGGAATGCCGCGTGCTGATCGATGGCCGCCGCCGGCTCGCCTGCCAGACGGTCTGCGGCGAAGGCATGCGCGTGGAGACCTCGGAATGA